The Impatiens glandulifera unplaced genomic scaffold, dImpGla2.1, whole genome shotgun sequence genome has a segment encoding these proteins:
- the LOC124917329 gene encoding uncharacterized mitochondrial protein AtMg00810-like, producing the protein MTDKFEISMMGELNFFLGLQVRHIEGGTFINQAKYTKELLKKFGMKSYSADLTPMRSSIKLEKDEDGKSVDITAYRGIIGSLLYITASQPDILFAVGVCGRFQANPKQAHYTAAKIILKYLKETQDLGLCKKQTSVATSTAEAEYLAAGSFYAQLL; encoded by the exons TAGGTCTTCAGGTTCGACATATTGAAGGAGGAACATTCATAAATCAGGCCAAGTACACGAAagaattattaaagaaatttggaatgaaaAGCTATTCCGCTGACTTAACCCCGATGAGATCCTCGATCAAACTAGAAAAGGATGAAGATGGTAAAAgtgttgacatcacagcatatcgtgGAATCATTGGATCTCTTTTATACATAACAGCAAGTCAACCGGACATTCTATTTGCagttggagtatgcggaagatttcaggctaatccaaaacaggcTCATTACACCGCtgctaaaataatattaaaatatcttaaggaAACTCAAGAtttgggactgtg caagaagcagacatccgtTGCAACTTCAACTGCTGAAGCTGAGTACCTTGCAGCTGGCAGTTTCTATGCTCAACTCCTCTAG